CGGCCCTGGAGGCCGTCCGCGGCGCGGACGTGGTCCTGCACCTGACCGAGTGGCGCGAGTTCCGCGAGCTCGACCCGGCCGAGCTGGCCGCCGTCGTCTCCTCGCCGGTCGTCCTCGACGGGCGCAACGCCCTGGACGGCGAGCGGTGGCGGGCGGCCGGCTGGACGTACCGGGCGATGGGCCGCCCGCGCGCCTAGCGACACGGAGGAAGGGCCGCACCGGACGGATCCGGTGCGGCCCTTCCTCATGGGCGTACGGGTACGGGTCAGGCGGCGACGGGCCTGATCCGGTTCGTACGGGACAGGAACTCGGTGTCGCGCAGGGCCCGGGTGGCGTTGCCGTGGGCCAGGCCCACCAGGTCCCCGGCCGGCCAGCCGCGCCGCAGCAGCTCCGCGAAGAGCGGGACGTAGCCGACCGCCGGGTCCGCGAGCCGGGAGAGGCCCGTGGACGCGGGGCCGGCCCCGTCGCGCACCCGGTCGAGGAGGTCGGCGGTGGCGGCGGGGTCGTCCCCGACGGCGACCATGCAGACCGCGCCGTTCTCGCCGAGGAGCCGCAGCACGTCGTCCGGGAGGGCGTCCGGCTCGGCCCGGGTGAGCAGGGCCGGGGCCCGGGTGACGGCGAGGACCTTGCGGACGGTGTCCTGGTCCGCGCCGCTGAGGTCCACGGCGAGGCCGATGCGGTTCATCTCGCGGACCGCCTCGCGGGCGAAGCGGTCGAAGCGGGTGAGGTTCACGGCCCGGACCCCGAGGGCGTGGTAGGCCCGCAGGGTGGCGGCGGAGCCGCCGAGGGCCGTCCAGTCCACCGGCCCGAGGAGCGCGGCGACCCGCCCGCAGTTGCGTGCGTGGACCATCTCCGAGGTGGTGTGGGCCAGCCGCAGGTCCTCGGGGCAGGCGGCGACGAGCGCGCGGATGGTGTCGATGCGGCGCAGGGTGCCGAGGGCGCCGTCGTCGGAGTCGCCGTGCAGCGACCAGAACTGCGCGCCGGCCTCCCGGGCCCGGACGGGCGGCAGGTCCTCGGGGTCGAGGAGCGCGGGCAGTTCGGTGTGGCCTTCGAGGACGGGCTGGGCGGCGAGGATCGCCCGGGCCCGGGCGGTCTCGTCGAGCGGGGGTGGCGACTCCGGGGGTTCCAGCGCGCCGACGGCGCCGGAGGCGGCAGAGAAGGGGGGATGGTCGTCTAGGTCTGCCATGGCACTACTCACTACTCCGAAACTCGGTGATGCAGTACTACCCCGCCGAAGGGGCGGGGCAGTACGGTCCACCGTGCCACCGGGGCCCTGTGGGGGCCCGTCGGGCTGCGCCGTTCGGGTGAGGCCCGGTCAGGCGCCGTCGAGCTGCGCGATCGTGGCGTGCGAGGCGGGGGTGCGGGCCGACAGGTCGCGGGCGACGGACTCGGCGTCGCCCAGCACGCGGAGCGCGTTCGACCAGGTCAGCTTGGTGAGGTCGGCGCGGGACCAGCCGCGGTCCAGGAGCTCCGCGATCAGGTTGGGGTAGCCGGCGACGTCGTCGAGGCCGGCCGGGGTGAAGGCGGTGCCGTCGTAGTCGCCGCCGATGCCGATGTGGTCGATGCCGGCGGCCTCGCGCATGTGGTCGAGGTGGTCGGCGACGGTGGCGGCGGTGGCGATCGGGCGCGGGTGCTCCGCCTCGAAGGCGGCGTGCAGCTCCTTGGCCCGGGGGGTGGTGTCGAGGTGGTGCAGGCCGTGGGCGCGCAGGTTCGCGTCGGCGCGCAGGGTCCACTCGACGGCCGCGGGGAGGATGAACTTCGGGACGAAGGTCGCCATCGCCACGCCGCCGTTGGCGGGCAGCCGCTCCAGGACGTCGTCCGGGATGTTGCGCGGGTGGTCGCAGACCGCGCGCGCGGAGGAGTGGGAGAAGATCACCGGCGCGGCGCTCTCGTCGAGGGCGTCCCGCATGGTGGTGGCGGCCACGTGCGAGAGGTCGACGAGCATGCCGCAGCGGTTCATCTCGCGGACGACGGCGCGGCCGAAGGCGGTGAGGCCGCCGTGCCGGGGCTCGTCGGTGGCGGAGTCGGCCCAGTCGTTGTTCTCGTTGTGCGTGAGCGTCATATACCGCACGCCGAGGGCGTACAGGGCACGCAGGGTGGCAAGGGAGTTGTCGATCGAGTGGCCGCCCTCGGCGCCCTTGAGGGAGGCGATCCGCCCCTCGGCGCGGGCCTTGGCGATGTCGTCGGCGGTCCGGGCGGGCGCCAGGTCGGCGGCGTACCGCTCGACGAGCCGGTCGACGGCGTCGATCTGCTCCAGGGTGGCGCTCACCGCGTGGTCGCCGGCGAGCCGGCCCGGCACGTAGACGGACCAGAACTGGGCGCCGACCCCGCCGGCGCGGAGCCGGGCGAGGTCGGTGTGGAGGGTGGCCGAGCGGTCGCCCGCGATGTCGAGCTTGTCGAGGTCGTAGCCGCACTGCTCGCGCAGCGCCCACGGGAGGTCGTTGTGCCCGTCGACGACGGGGGCCTCCGCGAGGAGGGCCCGGGCCTCGGCGAGCCGCTCGGCCGCGCTCACTTGCCGAACCCGAAGGAGTCGGCGCCGGCGACCTTGGCGCGCAGCCGCTTGCCCTTCTCGGTGGCCTGGCCGTTGAGGTCCTGGAGGAAGTCGCCCATCCGGGTCTGGAGGTCGGGGTCGGCCGAGGCGAGCATGCGGACGGCGAGCAGGCCCGCGTTGCGCGCGCCGGCGACGGAGACGGTGGCGACCGGGATGCCGGCGGGCATCTGGACGATCGAGAGCAGCGAGTCCATGCCGTCGAGGTACTTCAGCGGCACGGGGACGCCGATGACCGGGAGCGGGGTGACGGAGGCGAGCATGCCCGGCAGGTGGGCGGCGCCGCCGGCGCCCGCGATGATCGCCTTGAGGCCGCGGCCGGCGGCCTCCTCGCCGTACGCGATCATCTCGCGCGGCATCCGGTGCGCGGAGACGACGTCGACCTCGTACGGGATCTCGAACTCGTCGAGCGCCTGGGCGGCGGCCTCCATGACGGGCCAGTCGGAGTCGGACCCCATCACGATGCCGATGAGCGGGTTGCTCGCCTGGTTACTCAACGATCGTCCCTCGCAGGTAGTCGGCGGCGTGGCGGGCGCGCTCCAGCACCTCGTCCAGGTCGTCGCCGTAGGTGTTGACGTGACCGACCTTACGCCCGGGCTTCACGTCCTTGCCGTACATGTGGATCTTGAGCTGCGGGTCCCGGGCCATGCAGTGCAGGTAGCCCTGGTACATGTCGGGGTAGTCGCCGCCGAGGACGTTGCACATCACGGTCCACGGGGCGCGCGGGCGGGGGTCGCCGAGCGGCAGGTCGAGGACGGCCCGGACGTGGTTGGCGAACTGGCTGGTGATCGCCCCGTCCTGGGTCCAGTGGCCGGAGTTGTGCGGGCGCATCGCCAGCTCGTTGACGAGGATCCGCCCGTCGGTGGTCTGGAAGAGCTCGACGGCCAGGTGGCCGACGACACCGAGCTCCTTCGCGATCCGCAGGGCGAGCTCCTGGGCCTGCCCGGCCAGCTCGTCGTCCAGGTCGGGGGCGGGCGCGATCACCGTGTCGCAGACGCCGTCGACCTGGCGGGACTCGACCACCGGGTAGGCGACGGCCTGGCCGTGCGGGGAGCGGACGATGTTCGCCGCCAGCTCGCGGACGAAGTCGACCTTCTCCTCGGCGAGCACGGGCACGCCGGCGAGGAACGCGTCACGGGCGTCCTCGGCGGTGCGGACGAACCAGACGCCCTTGCCGTCGTAGCCGCCGCGCACGGTCTTGAGGATCACCGGGAAGCCGCCGACCTCCTCGGCGAACGCGACCGCGTCCGCGGGGTCGGCCACGATCCGGTGGCGGGGGCTGGGCGCGCCGATCTCGTCCAGCTTCGCCCGCATCACCCCCTTGTCCTGCGCGTGCACGAGCGCGTCGGGACCGGGGCGGACGGGGATGCCGTCGGCCTCCAGGGCGCGCAGGTGCTCGGTGGGGACGTGCTCGTGATCGAAGGTGATCACATCGCAGCCGCGCGCGAAGGCGCGGAGCGTCTCCAGGTCCCGGTAGTCGCCGATGACGACCTCGCCGGCCACCTGCGCCGCCGAGTCCTGCGGGGTGTCACTGAGGAGCTTGAACTTGATGCCGAGGGGGATGCCCTCCTCGTGGGTCATACGGGCGAGCTGCCCGCCGCCGACCATGCCTACTACCGGGAACGTCACCCTCTTAGGGTATCCGCACCATCCGTGAACACGTTTCCGGCTGTGGATTGACACAAGGCGTGAGGGCGCGCCGCCCGGTTTTCCACAGGTTTCCCGGCTACCCGGGCGGGTGACAGGGGAGGCTGGTTAGCATGAGTGGGTTGACGTCACCCGGACGTCACCCGACGGACGGACCGACCCCACCATGAGCGAACCCGGCGCACTGCGCATGCGACTCGCCCTGCTCGGCCGCGAAGTCGCCAAGTTCGGCGTGGTCGGCGGACTCGGTGTCCTGGTCAACCTGGCCGTCTTCAACCTGGTGCGGCACACCACGGAGCTTCCGGTGGTGCGGGCCAGCCTGATCGCCACCGTGGTGGCCATCGCCTTCAACTACGTGGGGTTCCGTTACTTCACGTACCGCGACCGCGACAAGTCGGGCCGCACCAAGGAGATGACCCTCTTCCTGCTGTTCAGCCTGGTCGGGCTGGTCATCGAGAACGGGATCCTCTACGCGGCGACCTACGGCCTGGGCTGGAACTCGCCGCTGGCCAGCAACTTCTTCAAGTTCTTCGGCATCGGCGTGGCGACCCTGTTCCGCTTCTGGTCGTACCGCACGTGGGTGTTCCGGGCGCTGCCGGCGAAGGAGGCCGTGCAGACGGCGGAGTCCTTCCTCGAGGCGGACCTGCTGGAGCAGGCCGAGCCGGTGGCGCCGCGGCAGGCCCGCCGCCGCCAGCCCGACCGGGTCTGACGACACGGCGGCCGCGGGCCGCTCCTCACCGTACGGGGCGCTCCCCGGCGTCCCTGGTGACGCTGCGGGCCTCCCGGCTGAGGAAGAGCGCGAAGACCGGCGGCTGCTGCTGGAGCAGCTCCAGGCGGCCGCCGTCGGCCTCGGCGAGGTCCCGGGCGACGGCCAGGCCGATCCCGGTGGAGCTGCGGCCGCTGACCGCCCGCTCGAAGATCCGCGCGCCGAGGTCGGCGGGGACGCCGGGGCCCTCGTCGGTGACCTCGATCACCGACTGGTTGCCGATGACCCGGGTGCGCAGGGCGACGGTGCCGCCGCCGTGCATGAGCGAGTTCTCGATGAGCGCGGCGAGGACCTGGGCGACCGCGCCGGGGGTGCCGATGGCCCGCATGCCCTGTTTGCCGGAGCGGACGATCGCGCGGCCGGCGCTGCGGTAGGCGGGACGCCACTCCTCGATCTGCTGCTTGACGACCTCGTCGATGTCGAAGGCGACGGCGGAGCCGGAGCGGGGGTCGCGGGAGTTGGTGAGCAGCCGTTCGACGACGTCGGTGAGCCGCTCGACCTGGGTGAGCGCGATCGTCGCCTCCTCCTTGACCGTGTCCAGGTCGTCGGCGAGGGCGACCTCCTCCAGACGCATGGAGAGCGCGGTCAGCGGGGTGCGGAGCTGGTGGGAGGCGTCGGCGGCGAGCCGGCGCTCGGCGGTGAGCATCCGGGCGATCCGCTCGGCGGAGGCGTCGAGCACGTCCGCGACCCGGTCCAGCTCGGGGACCCCGTACCGCTTGTGCCGGGGCCGTGGGTCGCCGGAGCCGAGCCGTTCGGCGGTCTCGGCGAGGTCGGTGAGCGGGGACGCGAGCCGGTTCGCCTGGCGTACGGCGAGGAGGACCGCGGCGATCACGGCGAGCCCGGCGACGGCGCCGATGATCAGGGCCGTGCTGCCGACCTCGGAGGTGACGGCGGAGCGGGACTCCTCGACGACCGCCGTCTCGCCGCGCTCGCCCTCCGCGTAGCCGCGGATGACGCTGCCGGTGGGGCGGGCGCCGATCTCGATGGGGGGCCGGCCGGGGATGGTGACCAGGGCGTACCGCTTGGCGCCGCTCTGCTCCGCGAGGATGTCCGGGTTGACCGGCTCGCCGCCGATCAGGCGGCTGTCGACGATCGAGACGATGCGGAGGGCCTCGGCGTCGACGCTCTCCTGGGCGCTGCTGGTGATCGTCCTCGTCTCGACGAGGACGAGCGAGACGCCGAAGACGGCGATGACGACGAGGACGACGGCGAGGGTGCTGGTGATGAGGCGGCGGCGCACGTGCTCTCCCGGAGCGGCTCGACAATGACCAGGGGTGGCGCACCGGAAAGGGGCGCGGGGAACTGCGCGAGCGACCCCCGACGGCCCGGCGGCGGCGACACGACCTGAGCCTCCCCGGCGGGGGCGCGCGGGCCCGCGAAGCCGTCAGCTCTTCTCGAAGCGGAAGCCGACGCCCCTGACCGTGGCGATGTAGCGGGGGTTGGCCGCGTCGTCGCCGAGCTTCTTGCGGAGCCAGGAGATGTGCATGTCGAGGGTCTTCGTGGAGGACCACCAGGTGGTGTCCCAGACCTCGCGCATCAGCTGGTCGCGGGTGACGACCCGGCCCGCGTCGCGGACCAGGACGCGGAGGAGGTCGAACTCCTTCGCCGTGAGCTGGAGCTCCTCGTCGCCCATCCAGGCACGGTGCGACTCGACGTCGATGCGGACGCCGTGGGTGGCGGGCGCGGGGGCGGGCTCGGTGGCGCCGCGCCGGAGGAGGGCCCGGACCCGGGCGAGGAGCTCGGCGAGGCGGAACGGCTTGGTGACGTAGTCGTCGGCGCCCGCGTCGAGCCCGACGACGGTGTCGACCTCGTCCGCGCGGGCGGTGAGGACCAGGATCGGGACCGTGTGGCCGTCGGCGCGCAGCCGCCGGGCGACCTCCAGGCCGTCCATGCCGGGCAGGCCCAGGTCGAGCACGACGAGGTCGACGCCGCCCTGGAGTCCGGTGTCGAGCGCGGTCGGCCCGTCCTCGCGGACCTCGACCTCGTACCCCTCTCTCCGCAGGGCGCGGGCCAGCGGCTCCGAGATGGATGCGTCGTCCTCGGCGAGCAGTACACGGGTCATGGGGTGATGGTAGTCCGCACGGGTGCCGGGCCGGGGCGGGATCACCAGGCGCCCGCGACCGCCTCCGAAGCAGGGCGCGTAACCTTGCAATCACCTTGGAAAAGGGCCCGTTGGTTCCTTCGTCACCTGTGATCCATCTCTCAAGTCCTTCCATATCCGGCACTGTCGTGTCGTATGGTGGCGAGACGTCAGTAGCGGTAATCGGGGACCTTTGGCCTGCTTCGTCAGCCAGGGTCCTCTTTTCTGCGCAGGGTCGGCCCGGCCGGCCCTGAGACGGTGAACGACCTGTGGGCCGGGTCCCGCGGCGCTGAGACGCGCGGCGGGGCGTGGATCCCGGACGGGGCGCAGACGTCCCGGCCGGTGCCGGCCACCCCCCACCGGGCGCGACTCGCTCACGAGGCGCCGCGTCCCGACAGAGCAAGGATCGACATGGCGTCCAGCCTGACGAAGGATTCGGCCAGCACTCCTGATGCCGAGAAGACCTTCTTCGGCCACCCCCGCGGTATGGCCACGCTTTTCATGACGGAGCTGTGGGAACGCTTCTCCTGGTACGGAATGCGCGCCATTCTCGTGCTCTACCTGGTGGCCGCAGTGCTCGACGGCCCGCTGGAGGACCGTGAGGCCCTCGCCGCCTCGATCTACGGCGTCTACAACGCGGTCGTCTACATGGCCGCCATGCCCGGCGGCTGGGTCGCCGACCGTCTCTGGGGCGCGCGCAAGGCCGTCCTCGTCGGCGGCATCATCATCGCGCTGGGCCACTTCACGCTGGCGGTCCCGAGCGACATCGCCTTCTTCTGCGGTCTCGGTCTGATCGCGGTCGGCACCGGCCTGCTGAAGCCGAACATCTCCGCGATGGTCGGCGGTCTGTACGAGGGGAAGTCCGGCGCCCGCCGTGACGCCGGCTTCACGCTCTTCTACATGGCGATCAACGTGGGCGCCATGATCGCCCCGCTCGTCGTCGGCTACCTCGGTGAGAACGTCAACTGGCACCTCGGCTTCGGTGTCGCCGGTGTCGGTATGACCCTCGCCGTCGTCCAGTACGTCCTCGGCGGCCGCTACCTCGGTGAGGTCGGCAAGGAGCCCAGCACCCCGGCCACGCCGGAGGAGAAGCGCTCGGTGCTCCGCAAGGCCGGTCTGTGGGCCGGTGTCGCCGTCGCTGCACTCCTCGCGGACGTCGCGCTCGGCACGTTCGACATGGAGCACATCGTCAACGTGCTGGCCATCCTCGGCATCGTCGTCCCGATCGTGTACTTCCTCGCGATCTTCCGGAACCCGGCGCTCAAGAGCGAGGACCGCCCGAAGATCAAGGCGTTCATCTGGTTCTTCGCCACCGCGGTGCTCTTCTGGATGATCTACGACCAGTCGGGCTCGCTGCTGACGATCTTCGCCGACAACAAGACGGACCGCGTGATCGGCGGCTGGGAGTTCCCGGCCTCCTGGTACCAGTCGGTCAACCCGATGATGGTCATCGTCCTGGCTCCGGTCTTTGCCGCCCTCTGGGTCAAGCTCGCCCAGCGCAACCGCGAGCCCAGCACCCCGATGAAGTTCGCCCTGGCGATGCTGCTCATCGGTGGCTCCTTCGCCATCATGGGGCTGGCGGGCGCCGCCGCCGCGAACAGCGAGACCGGCAAGGTCACCGTCTTCTGGCTGCTGAGCGTCTACCTGGTCCAGACCCTGGGCGAGATGTGCCTGTCGCCGGTGGGCCTGTCGCTGTCGACCAAGCTGGCCCCGAAGCTGTTCGTCGGCCAGATCATGGGTCTGTGGTTCCTCGCCACCGCCACCGGCAACGCCCTGAACGGATGGGTCGTCAAGCTCAACGCCCCGATGGGTGACGCCTTCTACTACACGATGTGGGCGATCATCGCCGTCGCGGCGGGCCTCGTCTTCATGGTGGCGGGCAAGAAGATCCGCGCCCTCATGGGCAACGTGCGCTGACGCCTCTCCCTAGCGGACAAGGGGTCTGCCCCGGCACACGGACCGTGTGCCGGGGCAGACCCCTTCCGTCGTACACGCGTCACGTCGACGCGGTACCGCTTCGCTACTTCGTCTGCACGCTGAAGCCGCGGAGGAAGTTCTTCGTGCCGCACCGGACATCGGACTTCTTGCCCGGTCCGACCCAAGGGCCGTAGAGCGTCCACGTCATCACGTGCTCACGGGCTCCCTGCACCTGGTCGCACTTGATGACGACCCTGTGCTGCTTGACCGCCTTGCCGCTGCCCGCCTTGCAGGTCGAGTACGCCGTGGGGCGGCCCAGCTTGTCCATGCTCGCGTACGCCTTGCAGGTGTACTTCCCCGCCGCCTGGGCCGGCGTCGCGGCCAGCAGTCCCGTCCCCGCCACGCCCAGCGTCACGGTGAGTGCTCCCGAGGCGAGCCTCTTCCCCCAGCTCATATGCGTTCCTTTCCATGTGCCGACACCCATGGCAGGGGTCGACACGTCGTTCACCTGTGGGTCAGACAGGCAGTGCATGTTGGTCATTCGCCGAAGCGAACGATCAACACACAACCATGTGCACCGGGGGCGACACAAGGCGTGACGGTGTGTCTTGAGGGACATCTGAGCTACGGGGCGTCAGCGGGTGCGGCGGGCCAGCCGCCGCCACGGGGTGAAGGTGAAGACCGCGCCGCCGAGGAGGATCACGGTGCCGGCGACCAGGCCGAGGGCGCGCAGGGCGCCGTCCTGCGCGGCGCCGGTCTCGGCGAGGTTCCCGCCGCCGGAGCCGCCGCCGGAGCCGTTGCCGTTGCCGTTGCCGTCCGAGCCGCCGCCGTCGGAGCCGCCGTTGCCCGCGCCGCCGTTGTCCCCGGAGCCGGAGGCCCCGCCGGACTGCTTGGCGGTGTCCAGGGTGAGGGAGGCCTGGACGGCGCCCTTCACCTGGCAGGGGATCTTGATCGGGTCGGCGCCCGGGGCGAGGACCACGCTGATGGTGAGCGCGCCCGGCGAGAGGGTGGCCTTGCCGGTGGCGCCGGGCTTGTAGGTGCCCTTCATGTCGGTGAGGCTCACCGGGTCGTTCATCTTGAGCGCGGTGGGGTTGGGCGCGCCGGTGACCTTGACGGTGCCGCTGTCGTCCCCGCCGATCTTGATGTCCATGGTGGGCGTGAGGGCCTTCGCGGGCAGCGGCGCCGGGCTGTTCATGACGCCCTTGGCCGTCTTGACCGTGAGGTCGTACGCGCCGCCGTTCTTCTTCGCGTCGATGGTGACCTTGGAGTTGATCGCGGGGGGTCCGGGGGACGTACAGGTGAAGGCCACGGAGACCTCCTTGCCCGGGAAGTCGGTCTGGCCGCCGCCCGAGCCGCCGCCGTCCGAACCGCCCCCGCTGTCGGTGCCGCCGCTCGCGGTGCCGCCGGTGTCCGAGCCTCCCCCGCTGTCCGATCCGCCGCCGGAGCCTCCGCCGTCGGTCACCTTGATCGTGGCGCCGACGGGGACCTGCTCCTTCGGCTTGCACCTGGTGTCCGTGGACAGCGGCTTCGACACGTTGATCGTGTACGCGTCGGGCGTCAGGGTGACGTCGCCCGCCTTCGTCAGCTTCAGGCTGCCCTTCATCTCGGGCAGGACCATGTCGGTGTTCTTGGGGATCGGCGGGTTCTGCCGGGGGCCCTCCATGGCGAGGGTGCCGCTCTGCGCCCCGCCGACCTTCATGGTGCCGGTCGGCTTGACGGTGTTCGCCTCCAGGTCCATCACGTCGGGGTTCTTGGACGCCGGCTTCACGGTCTTCCAGACGACCTCGACGGTGTCGCCGACCTTGGCGGCGGCGGGCGCGGTGACCAGCACCGTGGTGGTGCCCTGGACCGGCGGGAGGCCGGAGATCGACGGCGGGACGCACTCCGTCTTGAACGAGATCTGGGCGGCCTGGGCGGGGCCGGCGGACAGCAGGATCCCCGCGCCGCCGAGGATCAGCGCGATCCCGGCCGCGATCGTCCTCCGTTGCGTGCTCACGAATGTCCCTTCGTCGTCGGACTGTTCTCGGACGGTGCGGAGTCGGGGAGGAACCACGGCAGGACCGCGGCCGTCCCGGGGCCGTCCGCGTCCGCCGGTACGGGGACGGGGACGGAGTGGCGGTTCCGGCCTCCGGCCCGGTCGACGAGGACCATGCCGATCCGGAAGAGGGCGGCGGGCACGACCACGGCGAGCAGGGCCCAGAAGAGGACCACGCCCCAGGGGCGGCCCACGGTCCAGGGCTGTTCGGCCAGCAGCTTCCCGCCGTAGGAGACGGAGACCCGGTAGTCGCCGTGGGCGCCGGCGGAGAGCTCGACGTCCAGCTCGATCTGGGCCTTCTGCCCGGGCTTGATGGTGCCCCGCCACTGGTGCTCCTCGTCGCGCGGGGCGAGGACGCCGCGGGCGGTGCCGACGAGGAAGACGGGGTCGCGGACGGACGCGGTGCCGAGGTTGCCGACGGTGAGGACGAGGGTGCGGGACGGCGGCGCGCCGAACCAGGTCAGGATCCCGCCGGAGCCGTCGAGGCGGGCGGCGGTGAGGACGGCGAGGCGGCCGGCGCCGGCGGCGTCGGGGAGAGGCGCGGTGGGGTGTCCGGCGACGGTGAAGGCGGCGTCGACGACGTCCTGGGTGCCGGTGACGCCGGAGACGTGGACGACGCAGGGGCAGGGCCGCGGCGGGGCGGCGACCGGCAGTTTGACGCTGAAGGCGCCGCGTCCGTCGACGGTGGCGGCCCGGCCGTCGGTGTTGGCGCAGGAGTTGGTGCCGCCGACGACGCCCTTCTCGGGGGTGCCCTGGCCGCAGAGCAGCACCATCAGCAGCGCGCCCGCCTTCCAGCCGGTGCCGCTGACGGTGATCTCGCCGCCCTTGGCGGCCTGGTCCCGCGAGACGACGACGGCCGGGGCGGCGGGGTCGGCGGCGGGCGCGGCGGACGCGGGGAGGGCCGGGAGCAGGGCGAGGACGACGGCGATGAGCAGCGCGGCCAGGGCCGTACGGGCGCGGGCGGCCGGTCTCATGCGGTGGCTCCCTTCGTACGGGCCGGGCCGCGGCGGCGGACCGTGTACGCGGCTCCGCCGGCGGCCGTGAGCAGCAGGGCCGCGGTGCCGGCGAGGGCGGGTCCGGTGGCGAAGACGGTGTCGGTGGCGGCGGTGGCGGGGGTGGCTCCGGGGGCGGTGGCGGTGAGCCGGACGGTGACGGAGTCGAGGGCGGGCGGGTCGGGCCAGGGTTCGGTGCGGGCGGCGCGTTCGCCGGGGCGGAGGGTGAGCGGCAGGGCGCGTGCCGGGCGGTCGAGGACGGTGCCGAGGAGGCCGTCGGCGCGGACGGCGAGGCGGGGCCGGTCGAGGACGGTGCTGCCGCGGTTGACGAGGGTGTAGTGGAGGGTGCCGGTGGCCCGGTCGACGCGGGCGTCCTCGACGGTGAGGGCGGCGAGCCGGGGGCCGCTGACCTTCAGCCGCAGGTCGACGGCGGTCCGCCGGCCGCCGGCCGAGGCCCGTACGGTGCCGCGGTGTTCGCCGGGCGGGGTGGCGGCGGAGACGGTGACGGCGAAGGGCACGTCGGCGCGGGTGCGGGCGGGCACGGTGACGGTGCGGGCGGCGAAGGCGACGGCGGCCGGGCCGTCGCCCGTGAGGGTGACGGTGAGCGGGCGGGGGCCGGGGTTGGTGACGGAGAGGGTGTCCTCCAGGACACTGCCGGCGGGGCCTTCGAGGTAGGCGTAGGGGCGTCCGGCGGCGGGCGCGGCGGTCCAGGCGGGGGTGGCGGGGGGCGCGGCGGCGAGGGTGGCGAGGACGGCGCCGGCGGCGAGGAGCGCGTACCGGGTCCTGGTCATGGGCGGGCCGGGCGGGGGCGGCGGGTGAGCCAGAGGAGCGCGCCGACGCCGCCGAGGACGACGGTGCCGCCGAGGGTGGCGAGGGCGGTGGTGGTGGAGAGGCCGCCGGTCCTGGGCAGTTCGCCGCCGGGCAGGGCGGCTTCGGGCGCCGGCGCGGGCTCGTCCCCGGGGAGGCCGGCGACGGTGAGGGTGAGGGACGGGCCGGGCTTGTTCGCGGGCGTGCAGACGGCGGCGTCCATGCCGAGGGCGTGGACGGTGAGCACTCCGGCGGTGAAGGTGACGGTGCCGTCGGCCTTCGGCGTGTAGGTGCCGGTGAGGGTGCCGATCCGGATGGGGGTGAAGGCGGGGATCGCGGCGGCGTTGGGGGTGCCCCGGACCGTGACGGTGCCCTGGTCGTCACCGCCGAGGACGAGGTCGGCGCGGGGGGTCATGACGCCCTTGGGGAGTTCGACGGGGCTGTCGGAGACGCCCTTGTCGAAGGTCATGGTGATCGCGTAGGCGTCGCCCTTCCGCTCGGCCGTGATGTCCACGGGCGAGACGGCGGTGCGGTCGCCGATCTTGGTCTCGCAGGCGTACTTCACGTCGACGACCTCGGCGTGGGCGGCGGGCGCGGCGGCCAGACCGGCCGGCGTCCAGACCGCGACGGCGGCCGTGAGCACGGCGGCCGCCCTCCTCCGGTTCGGCTTCCTGTCCACCCGCGACCCCTCACCGCATTTTCCTGACGTGCCATCAGATTGGGCGTCAAGGTACGCCTGGGGCCGTACGGAGGGAAGAAGGGTGACGGTGAAAGTCCTGCGGCGGTCGCGGGGCCGGCCCGCAACCGTCAGGCGGGCGAGGCCAGTTCGGCCCAGACCGTCTTGCCGGGGGCGCCCGGGACGCGCTGGATGCCCCAGTCCAGGCAGAGCCGCTGCACGATGAACATGCCGTGCCCGCCCGGCCGTCCGGCCCGGTGCGGGGTGCGCGGCGCGGGCTGCCCGGCGCCCCGGTCGGTGACCTCCAGCCGGACGGTGCGGCT
The Streptomyces roseofulvus genome window above contains:
- a CDS encoding response regulator transcription factor, which encodes MTRVLLAEDDASISEPLARALRREGYEVEVREDGPTALDTGLQGGVDLVVLDLGLPGMDGLEVARRLRADGHTVPILVLTARADEVDTVVGLDAGADDYVTKPFRLAELLARVRALLRRGATEPAPAPATHGVRIDVESHRAWMGDEELQLTAKEFDLLRVLVRDAGRVVTRDQLMREVWDTTWWSSTKTLDMHISWLRKKLGDDAANPRYIATVRGVGFRFEKS
- a CDS encoding peptide MFS transporter produces the protein MASSLTKDSASTPDAEKTFFGHPRGMATLFMTELWERFSWYGMRAILVLYLVAAVLDGPLEDREALAASIYGVYNAVVYMAAMPGGWVADRLWGARKAVLVGGIIIALGHFTLAVPSDIAFFCGLGLIAVGTGLLKPNISAMVGGLYEGKSGARRDAGFTLFYMAINVGAMIAPLVVGYLGENVNWHLGFGVAGVGMTLAVVQYVLGGRYLGEVGKEPSTPATPEEKRSVLRKAGLWAGVAVAALLADVALGTFDMEHIVNVLAILGIVVPIVYFLAIFRNPALKSEDRPKIKAFIWFFATAVLFWMIYDQSGSLLTIFADNKTDRVIGGWEFPASWYQSVNPMMVIVLAPVFAALWVKLAQRNREPSTPMKFALAMLLIGGSFAIMGLAGAAAANSETGKVTVFWLLSVYLVQTLGEMCLSPVGLSLSTKLAPKLFVGQIMGLWFLATATGNALNGWVVKLNAPMGDAFYYTMWAIIAVAAGLVFMVAGKKIRALMGNVR
- a CDS encoding peptidase — protein: MLTAAVAVWTPAGLAAAPAAHAEVVDVKYACETKIGDRTAVSPVDITAERKGDAYAITMTFDKGVSDSPVELPKGVMTPRADLVLGGDDQGTVTVRGTPNAAAIPAFTPIRIGTLTGTYTPKADGTVTFTAGVLTVHALGMDAAVCTPANKPGPSLTLTVAGLPGDEPAPAPEAALPGGELPRTGGLSTTTALATLGGTVVLGGVGALLWLTRRPRPARP